AGGGCATAAAGAAGCCGGAGCGGGTTGCATCCGCTCCGGCCTACTTTTCGTGGGCGAGTTCTCAGCTCCACAGCGTCCGCAGAACGGCCCATAGCAGCCAAGGAGTCAGGCCGGTCCGATCTTCGCTTCGTTGCCCCAGACCCCAAGTGGAAGGACCTGGCGATGACGTAAACGTCCGCTTCGAACCTCATGTGTACGGCCCCGTCAGAAACCCTCACCGCTAAGCAGCGGCCAGCTCCCGATCCCCGGGAAAGGAGATGGCTACCGGTTCAGCGGGGATGGCCACAGGCACTAGGTCCGGTACGTCTGTGGTTGTCACCTCGAGCACGATCGAGCCGCAAGGGTAGGAATTCAGGGACACATTGCGCTTCTTCACGCCCTCCTGTGTGCGGCTCTTTCCATGCGCGCCGTGCCGAAATCTACGCATGTTCAGAAACAGCAAGGCTTTCTCTTACGCATCGACACGAGGACACCATTTGAGTACTCCTGCAGGCTGGTATCCAGACCCAAGCGACAACGGTTCACTGCGCTGGTGGGATGGTTCTACGTGGACGACCCATACGCAAGTTCGACCACAACAGCCCCTGACGAGCGCTCCCGCGCAAGCGCAGGAGGTAGGTCGGGAGCAATCGGAGCCTCTAGCTGTCTTGAGCACTGCAGAAAGCACCGCTTCATCAGAGCAGTCTCACAAGAAGAAGCCCGGTCCTTCGACTTACATCGTCGGCGGAATATTGACTCTCCTCGCTATTGGCGGCATTGCAAGCGGCGGCATCTGGTCTGGCTTGATATTCCTAGCTACCGCAGGAATCCTAACGGGCCTCTATGTGGTCATCACTGGCCGGCGCTCTTGGGCAATGCTGCAGGGGCGCAAACTGGGCCTGATCGTCGTCGGCGGGTCATTGGTCCTCAACCTAGTCGCGGTGAGCATCTTTTCATCGTTGAATCCCGCAACGTCTGTCACCGCCGACCAGGCAGCGTCGGTGCCAGCTCCCGCTTCATCTCCCGCGCCGGAGTCTCCCGTGGCGGCGCCGACGCCTGAAGATCCTGCACCTGCGCCCGCGGCCGAACCCGCCCCAGTTGCTGAAATAGCGGCCCCACCTGCGCCTGTGGCAGACCCTGCGCCGGTTAATGTCACCTACGAGAACTGCGCTGAGGTTCGGGCCGCGGGTAAGGCACCTCTGCTGCGGGGACAACCGGGATACACGGCGAAGATGGATTCGGACGGTGACGGCGTGGCTTGTGAGAAGAAAAAGTAGGACGGGCCCTTCAGCACACAGAGTCTAGATCGCACCGTCATCTAGGTGCACCCGCCAACG
This genomic stretch from Pseudarthrobacter sp. BIM B-2242 harbors:
- a CDS encoding excalibur calcium-binding domain-containing protein, which produces MSTAESTASSEQSHKKKPGPSTYIVGGILTLLAIGGIASGGIWSGLIFLATAGILTGLYVVITGRRSWAMLQGRKLGLIVVGGSLVLNLVAVSIFSSLNPATSVTADQAASVPAPASSPAPESPVAAPTPEDPAPAPAAEPAPVAEIAAPPAPVADPAPVNVTYENCAEVRAAGKAPLLRGQPGYTAKMDSDGDGVACEKKK